In one Moritella sp. 5 genomic region, the following are encoded:
- a CDS encoding methyl-accepting chemotaxis protein, with protein sequence MLQNLSITRKINLALSTLFILILAISALSQSKQETALVLSILEQQAHEQADTYFDSLNTMMLTGSIGQRETLRHKMLENDNITDIRVVRADKVNQLYGLGLGSEQIKDDFDRRALAGEEITQVISTLQGETLLITKPLIASKDYRGTDCTACHNAQEGDVLGAVRLEYSLNNFYQQVQQNILRSSAILAVVLFAGLLLTLFIIRNIILKPISDLTDSMELASDTQDVTTLIEVKNHDEIGRMVTAFNYMMSNFHYSLTHVLNTAEKLEDISTKLSTASTQTYNSANQQKQEAATISTSIINMQTQVEDIKAKANMTTLASTQAALQTDKGNALASATIDEISTLTTQLDHVVDKMHQLGEQTHNVTKILGVINSISEQTNLLALNAAIEAARAGERGRGFAVVAEEVRALAIKTNNSTKEIQTIVSSLIETSNSSFSAMDTAKVTAAEGAIKVSQLANMLNEIAREMQEINQLNNSVAESSITQQELTTNIQHNIETIAVHSDETTLVATHASSISQELLNYSTELLTKVKEFKLS encoded by the coding sequence ATGTTACAAAACTTATCTATAACTAGAAAAATAAACCTCGCGTTAAGTACCCTTTTTATCCTGATACTCGCGATCTCGGCATTATCACAGAGCAAGCAAGAGACAGCACTGGTTTTATCTATTTTAGAGCAACAGGCGCATGAACAAGCTGATACTTATTTTGACAGTTTAAATACCATGATGCTCACCGGCAGTATTGGGCAACGTGAAACCTTACGTCACAAAATGCTAGAGAACGATAACATTACCGATATTCGCGTAGTCAGAGCCGATAAGGTTAATCAACTTTATGGTCTAGGACTAGGGAGCGAACAAATCAAAGACGATTTTGACCGCCGTGCACTTGCAGGCGAAGAGATCACCCAAGTCATTAGCACTCTCCAAGGTGAAACCTTATTGATAACAAAGCCCCTTATCGCATCAAAAGATTACCGCGGTACTGATTGTACAGCTTGTCATAATGCGCAAGAAGGTGATGTACTCGGTGCGGTTAGATTAGAATACTCCTTAAATAACTTCTACCAGCAAGTGCAACAAAATATTTTACGGTCAAGCGCTATCTTAGCCGTGGTATTATTTGCGGGATTGTTACTGACGTTGTTTATTATTCGTAACATCATCCTAAAACCAATCAGTGACCTGACTGACAGTATGGAATTAGCCAGTGACACCCAAGATGTGACAACATTAATTGAAGTAAAAAATCATGACGAAATAGGCCGTATGGTCACCGCCTTTAACTACATGATGAGTAATTTTCATTACAGCCTTACTCATGTACTTAATACAGCAGAGAAATTAGAAGACATTTCGACAAAACTAAGTACAGCATCAACACAAACCTACAATTCCGCCAACCAACAAAAACAAGAAGCCGCGACAATCAGCACCAGTATCATCAATATGCAAACACAAGTTGAAGATATTAAAGCGAAAGCAAATATGACCACCCTAGCATCAACACAAGCAGCATTACAAACCGATAAGGGCAATGCATTAGCGAGTGCAACAATTGATGAAATCAGTACACTGACAACACAACTCGACCACGTCGTCGATAAGATGCATCAGCTCGGCGAGCAGACCCACAATGTGACTAAAATATTAGGTGTGATCAACTCCATTTCAGAGCAAACCAATTTATTGGCGCTCAACGCAGCCATCGAAGCCGCTCGAGCAGGTGAAAGAGGCCGAGGATTTGCTGTAGTTGCAGAAGAGGTACGCGCATTGGCCATTAAAACCAATAATTCGACCAAAGAAATACAAACTATTGTTAGCTCATTGATTGAAACATCAAACAGTTCATTTTCAGCGATGGATACAGCCAAAGTAACCGCGGCAGAAGGGGCGATAAAAGTATCGCAGTTAGCGAACATGTTAAATGAAATTGCACGAGAAATGCAGGAGATTAATCAGTTGAATAATTCGGTTGCCGAATCATCGATAACACAGCAAGAGTTAACCACAAATATTCAACACAACATTGAAACTATCGCAGTCCACTCCGATGAAACAACGCTAGTAGCAACACATGCAAGCAGTATCAGCCAAGAACTATTAAACTACTCGACCGAACTACTCACGAAAGTGAAAGAATTTAAGTTAAGCTAA
- the ychF gene encoding redox-regulated ATPase YchF, translated as MGFKCGIVGLPNVGKSTLFNALTQAGIEAANFPFCTIEPNTGVVPVPDKRLDALSAIVNPERILPTTMEFVDIAGLVAGASKGEGLGNKFLANIRETDAIGHVVRCFENENIIHVNNKISPLDDIEIINTELALADLDSCERALLRLAKKAKGGDKDAKFEVPVVEKIIAHLAEGEMIRSLELTKEEVAAIDYMNFLTLKPTMYIANVDEDGFEDNAHLDAVRALAATENAVVVAICASMESDIAELEDEERAEFMEDMGIEEPGLNRVIRAGYELLTLQTYFTAGVKEVRAWTIPVNATAPQAAGKIHTDFEKGFIRAEVIPYAAFIENKGEAGAKTAGQWRLEGKDYIVKDGDVVHFRFNV; from the coding sequence TCCCATTCTGCACAATCGAGCCGAATACGGGTGTTGTGCCTGTACCAGATAAGCGTTTAGATGCACTATCTGCAATCGTAAACCCAGAGCGTATATTACCAACTACAATGGAATTTGTTGATATCGCAGGCTTAGTAGCTGGCGCATCAAAAGGTGAAGGTCTAGGTAACAAATTTCTAGCAAACATCCGTGAAACAGATGCAATTGGTCACGTTGTACGTTGTTTTGAAAATGAAAACATCATTCACGTGAACAACAAAATTTCACCATTAGATGACATCGAAATCATTAACACTGAACTTGCACTAGCCGATCTAGACAGCTGTGAACGCGCACTGCTACGTTTAGCTAAAAAAGCCAAAGGCGGCGATAAAGACGCTAAATTTGAAGTGCCAGTTGTTGAAAAGATCATCGCTCACCTTGCTGAAGGTGAAATGATCCGCTCTTTAGAACTAACTAAAGAAGAAGTTGCAGCGATTGACTACATGAATTTCTTAACGCTAAAACCAACTATGTACATTGCTAACGTTGATGAAGATGGCTTTGAAGATAACGCGCATTTAGATGCAGTACGAGCACTGGCTGCAACAGAAAATGCAGTCGTTGTCGCTATTTGTGCATCAATGGAATCTGACATTGCTGAACTTGAAGACGAAGAGCGTGCAGAATTCATGGAAGACATGGGTATTGAAGAACCAGGTCTTAACCGTGTAATTCGTGCAGGTTACGAACTACTGACACTACAGACTTATTTCACTGCGGGTGTTAAAGAAGTACGTGCATGGACTATCCCTGTGAACGCTACAGCACCACAAGCAGCTGGTAAAATCCATACAGACTTCGAAAAAGGTTTCATCCGTGCAGAAGTTATACCTTATGCTGCTTTCATCGAAAACAAAGGTGAAGCTGGCGCTAAGACTGCAGGTCAATGGCGTCTAGAAGGTAAAGACTATATCGTTAAAGATGGTGATGTTGTACATTTCCGTTTCAACGTATAA